The sequence GCAATATCCTCGAACCTGACATCTTCCGTCAGCCTTGTCTCCTGAACAACTTTGAGGGCTTCCCCATTGTTGCTTTCCATCATGGCAATTGGTTTTACCGGAAGGAACTTGAGCAGGTCAAAGCTTGCAACTACCGGATCAAGTGTTGAGGATGCAATGAACAGTACTTCTCCGCCGTTGTTTATGAAAGTATCAAGTAGTGTAACCTCTTCGGTAGTCAGTGCTCTTTGTTGTGTGTCTATCACGACAACTTTGTAGTCACTGAGATCCGACGGGACGTTGTTCGATTGGGTTGCCCTTATGTTCGGTAGTAACGAAAGTGCAACTGAAGCCGGCGAATTCTTGACATCGGTCACAAGGAGCAATTCGTTGTGAACGTCCGAAGGAATTGATATGTAAGCTGTATTGTCAGTTATGAGGCTGTCATCTTTTGTTATCCTGAGTGTTGAGACGCCGGGTCCAACATTTGTCAGTTTGAACTGATTGGTCGAGAATGGCTTAACCTCAAGTGTAACGCTCTTCTTTGTTTCACTTCCGGATGTATCGATCTCCAGGTTGACGTTCTGTGTGGTTTCCATGTAGTTCTTGACAACACAGTTGTAAGTGTAGCTATTCTCCTCAGCTTCAAGCCAGCCCTGAATTATACCTACGTTGTCAGCAGGCGCTCCAACCCTTACGAAGCTTACCTTCATCCCATAGGATTCCGCAAGTCTCTTTGCAGAAACGGGATCCTCACCTTCCCAGTTGGTAAAATCTGATATGACAATTATTCTTCCACCTTCGTTAGAAAGCATTCGCATTGCATTCGTGATGGAAGTTGACAGGTCTGCCACCGTGCCCTTTCCCGACAATCCGTCCAGCGTGTCCTTTGTAGCCGAGGATCCTCCGGCTTCAAGAACCGTGACCGGAATGTTCTGTGCAAGGATGATGCTGTTCTTCTTGCTGACATAGGTCTTTGCGATCTCAGTAGCACTGTCAAATCTTCCGTCAGTGTTCATACTTGCAGAAGCATCAATGACAAAGACAGTATGCTCTCCACTCAGGCTTTCCTCGGATGTATAGAATGGAGCTGCCACTGCGATGGATATCAGTATTAGAACCAGTAATTGTGCAAGGAATATAGGATCCCTGATAAGTCTTCTTAAGTTAGCGAACCGCTTTTTCTTCTGTTCTGCCCGCATCAGGAACATCAGGGAAGGGATCTTCAGCTGAAGTGGCTTTGGTCGTAACAGGTATAGTATAATGAGTGGGATCACACTTGCAAGGGCTGCAAGTCCGAGTATATTGTCAAAAGGCATCAGACCCGCCTCCCGTTAATTGTGTGGAAGAACGCATCAAATACGGGGGTATCAGTTGTGAATGTAAAGAAATCGGCACCGACATGGTCGCAGATCTTTTTAATTCCCTCAATGTGTGCCTGTAGTTCTTCCTGATATTTATCCTTAAAATTATTACTGAGGTATGTCTTCAGTTCATCATCTGTTTCAAGGTCCAGGAGCTTTACATGTCCGTGTATGGATAGATCGCTTTCGGAAGTATCCAGCACCTGTATAAGCATGAGGTCGTGATGTGATAAACGGTAGATCGCTGATTCAATGGAACTTAAGTCCTCCATGAAATCTGAAATAATGACAACAAGTGACCGTGATCGTATAACCCGCTCATATTGTTCAACACAGCTGTTCAATGCGGTCTTTCCTTCAAGTTCCACGTCTGCCAGCCGGTCGATATCCCTGAGAAGGTAGCGTCTGCCCCTGTGTGTCTGTGAGATAGTAATGTCCTCGGCATATGTGGATATGGCGAACTTGTCGTTGTCCTTGGTGACAAGATATGCAAAACCGGCTGCAAGCATGGCTCCATACTCGTATTTTGTAACATCGCCAGTGGAATAGTCCATGCTGTTGCTGGCATCCAAAAGTATGTGGGTGGTTACTGATTTGTCCTCTTCGAACTCCCTTACATAGAGTTTTTCGGACCTTGCATATACGTTCCAGTCGATGGATTTGATATCATCTCCGGGGTGATATTCAACATATCCAAGGGTATCAAGACCGCGACCG comes from Methanococcoides sp. AM1 and encodes:
- a CDS encoding VWA domain-containing protein; the encoded protein is MPFDNILGLAALASVIPLIILYLLRPKPLQLKIPSLMFLMRAEQKKKRFANLRRLIRDPIFLAQLLVLILISIAVAAPFYTSEESLSGEHTVFVIDASASMNTDGRFDSATEIAKTYVSKKNSIILAQNIPVTVLEAGGSSATKDTLDGLSGKGTVADLSTSITNAMRMLSNEGGRIIVISDFTNWEGEDPVSAKRLAESYGMKVSFVRVGAPADNVGIIQGWLEAEENSYTYNCVVKNYMETTQNVNLEIDTSGSETKKSVTLEVKPFSTNQFKLTNVGPGVSTLRITKDDSLITDNTAYISIPSDVHNELLLVTDVKNSPASVALSLLPNIRATQSNNVPSDLSDYKVVVIDTQQRALTTEEVTLLDTFINNGGEVLFIASSTLDPVVASFDLLKFLPVKPIAMMESNNGEALKVVQETRLTEDVRFEDIAVYTYLNATIRADAVSLVDTDSGIPMLAYWSVGDGTVMYLGLSDELGEDAWNNFHNLPEYPVLWAKLIAWLGGAGDIGDYNVQTGAISALPNEMDVSTPSATVTTSRLLYDEVGIYEVAGKNIAVNLYDDMESDTTIDSSGVMDRATSQEGSQIVRENTYTSKNYIDIYLIIIAMLLVIVEILIIRSRGEL
- a CDS encoding DUF58 domain-containing protein, producing MSDRKHRIDVDFFRQLDRFTFMVRKRVSSVYAGSRRSTHSGRGLDTLGYVEYHPGDDIKSIDWNVYARSEKLYVREFEEDKSVTTHILLDASNSMDYSTGDVTKYEYGAMLAAGFAYLVTKDNDKFAISTYAEDITISQTHRGRRYLLRDIDRLADVELEGKTALNSCVEQYERVIRSRSLVVIISDFMEDLSSIESAIYRLSHHDLMLIQVLDTSESDLSIHGHVKLLDLETDDELKTYLSNNFKDKYQEELQAHIEGIKKICDHVGADFFTFTTDTPVFDAFFHTINGRRV